The proteins below are encoded in one region of Desertifilum tharense IPPAS B-1220:
- a CDS encoding penicillin-binding protein 2, with product MAPISLGDRIRQFSLKSLLVTEPSNTRLIWVWGILLVGILGLMGNLYKLQVQQGPVLQQKAREQQQFKARTYAPRRPIVDRNGQILAIDRPAYTLYAHPILFNERPEAIAQALSQPLNKPPAELLKQFRRRESGIQLAYDLSEEVARRIGGLHLDGLELTPYQQRLYPQNNLLAEVVGYINLDRQGQGGVEASYQTFLERSTQEAWVNRAGNGLILPDRLPENFLETDEQQLQLTLDSRLQRVARSVMKQQLEAYRAKRGTVIVMNANNGEILSLVTEPTFDSNVYYKSELELLKNWAVSDLYEPGSTFKPLNIAIALELGAIRPNSVFNDEGQIVVDGWPIQNHDFSTNGGRGALSITDILKYSSNVGMVHIMRQIPSETYYTWLEKLGLGTKSGIDLPGEAASQLKERSQFIYSPVESATSSFGQGFSLTPLQLLQMQAMLANGGFRVTPHVVKGLVDPQGQQHFSPPIPPPEPVFSPQTTQTVLGMMEKVVTDGTGQVAQIPHYRIGGKTGTAQKAHPQGGYYERARITSFVGIVPSDPFLSQNTPRYVVLAVIDEPQGEDAFGSTVAAPIVKSVMEALITLEHIPPSTSQ from the coding sequence ATGGCACCTATTTCTCTTGGCGATCGCATTCGTCAGTTCTCGTTAAAGTCCCTGCTGGTAACTGAGCCTTCTAATACCCGCCTCATCTGGGTCTGGGGGATATTATTAGTGGGCATCTTAGGATTAATGGGGAACTTGTATAAGCTGCAAGTGCAACAAGGCCCCGTGTTGCAACAAAAAGCCAGAGAGCAGCAACAGTTCAAAGCTCGCACCTATGCGCCTCGGCGTCCCATTGTCGATCGCAACGGGCAAATTTTGGCCATCGATCGACCGGCTTATACTCTTTATGCCCATCCCATCTTATTTAACGAACGACCCGAAGCGATCGCTCAAGCGCTGTCTCAACCCTTGAACAAACCGCCAGCGGAATTGCTCAAACAATTTCGCCGCCGAGAAAGTGGCATTCAATTGGCTTACGATCTCAGCGAGGAAGTGGCGCGTCGGATCGGAGGACTTCACCTCGATGGCTTAGAGCTAACCCCCTATCAGCAACGCCTGTATCCCCAAAACAATTTGCTGGCCGAAGTCGTAGGTTATATTAATCTCGATCGCCAAGGACAAGGAGGCGTTGAGGCTTCCTATCAAACCTTTTTAGAACGTTCCACCCAAGAAGCTTGGGTTAACCGCGCTGGTAATGGGTTAATTTTACCGGATCGCTTGCCAGAGAACTTCTTAGAAACAGACGAGCAACAACTGCAACTCACCCTCGATAGTCGCTTACAGCGGGTAGCGCGATCGGTCATGAAGCAACAGCTTGAAGCCTATCGCGCCAAGCGGGGAACGGTAATTGTGATGAATGCGAATAATGGCGAGATTTTATCCCTCGTCACCGAACCCACCTTTGACTCCAATGTCTATTACAAATCTGAGCTAGAACTGCTGAAAAATTGGGCGGTTAGCGATTTATACGAACCCGGATCGACATTTAAACCCCTCAATATTGCGATCGCGCTCGAACTTGGCGCAATTCGTCCCAATAGCGTGTTTAATGATGAAGGGCAAATTGTGGTAGATGGCTGGCCGATTCAAAACCACGACTTTTCAACCAATGGCGGTCGCGGAGCCTTAAGTATTACAGACATTCTCAAATATTCGAGTAATGTTGGGATGGTTCATATCATGCGCCAGATCCCGTCGGAAACCTATTATACGTGGTTGGAAAAGCTCGGACTCGGTACGAAAAGCGGGATCGATCTTCCCGGCGAAGCCGCCAGTCAATTAAAAGAGCGATCGCAATTTATCTATTCCCCCGTTGAGTCCGCCACCTCCTCCTTTGGTCAAGGTTTTTCCCTGACGCCGCTCCAACTGTTGCAGATGCAAGCTATGCTTGCCAATGGTGGATTTCGGGTAACGCCTCATGTGGTTAAAGGACTCGTCGATCCCCAAGGTCAACAGCATTTTTCTCCCCCCATTCCTCCCCCGGAACCCGTGTTTTCGCCTCAAACTACGCAAACGGTTTTGGGAATGATGGAAAAGGTTGTCACCGATGGTACCGGACAAGTGGCGCAAATTCCCCACTATCGGATCGGCGGTAAAACCGGAACGGCCCAAAAAGCCCATCCTCAAGGAGGGTACTACGAACGCGCCCGAATTACGAGTTTTGTGGGGATTGTACCGAGCGACCCGTTCTTGAGCCAGAATACTCCCCGCTACGTGGTTTTAGCTGTTATTGATGAACCCCAAGGCGAAGATGCATTTGGATCTACCGTGGCTGCGCCTATTGTTAAATCGGTGATGGAAGCGCTCATTACCCTAGAACATATTCCGCCGTCTACCTCTCAGTGA
- a CDS encoding thioredoxin domain-containing protein: MTNRLSQSQSLYLRKHAENPIDWWPWCEEALLKAQQEDKPIFLSIGYSSCHWCTVMEGEAFSESAIADYMNAHFIPIKVDREERPDLDSIYMQALQMMTGQGGWPLNIFLTPEDRVPFYGGTYFPVTPRYGRPGFLQILQSIRHFYETEKQKLAEFKQDILAGLQQSALFSTQGELGEDLLQKGLELSTGILSSSEMGPSFPMIPYAETALRFVRFSQESSRYNPQVICPQRGCHLALGGIYDAVAGGFHRYTVDPTWTVPHFEKMLYDNGQIVEYLANLWSAGTQEPAFPNAIAGTFTWLKREMTAPEGYFYAAQDADSFISPEAREPEEGAFYVWSFAELESLLSAEEFSELQNQFTVTSPGNFEGSNVLQRLHPGELSAIAQSALAKLFAARYGRSIADESPFPPAFNNHEAKTTQWPGRIPPVTDPKMIVAWNSLMISGLARAATVFADSRYLARAAQAAQFILDHQRPNGRFHRLNYQGVASIPAQSEDYALWIKALIDLQQATLIADSSKIDWLAQAVSFQTEFDEFLWSVESGGYYNTASDASGDLLIRERSYVDNATPAANGIAIANLVRLALLTENLQYLDRAEQALKVFSSFMNQSPQACPSLFSALDWYRNHTLIRTTPDQIATLNRQYLPTTVFKVETNLPQGAVGLVCQGLSCSEPAQSVQQLKTQAIQLGSRR, translated from the coding sequence ATGACTAACCGCCTCAGTCAAAGCCAAAGTTTATACCTTCGCAAACACGCAGAAAATCCGATTGATTGGTGGCCTTGGTGCGAAGAAGCGCTACTTAAAGCGCAACAAGAAGATAAGCCGATTTTCTTATCGATTGGTTACTCCAGTTGTCACTGGTGTACGGTGATGGAGGGTGAAGCGTTTTCCGAAAGCGCGATCGCCGATTACATGAATGCTCATTTTATTCCGATTAAGGTCGATCGCGAAGAACGGCCCGATCTCGATAGCATTTATATGCAAGCCTTGCAAATGATGACTGGACAAGGCGGCTGGCCGTTGAATATTTTTCTCACCCCAGAGGATCGCGTTCCGTTCTATGGGGGAACCTATTTTCCGGTAACGCCTCGCTACGGACGACCCGGATTTTTACAGATTTTGCAGTCCATTCGCCATTTTTACGAGACAGAAAAGCAAAAATTAGCTGAATTTAAACAAGATATCCTCGCAGGCTTGCAACAGTCTGCTTTGTTTTCCACTCAGGGAGAGTTGGGAGAGGATTTGCTACAAAAGGGTTTGGAACTCAGCACTGGAATTTTGTCGAGTTCGGAAATGGGACCGAGTTTCCCGATGATTCCCTATGCAGAAACGGCTTTGCGGTTTGTGCGTTTCTCTCAGGAGTCTAGCCGTTACAACCCCCAGGTGATTTGTCCGCAGCGCGGCTGTCACTTAGCGTTGGGAGGAATTTACGATGCGGTTGCGGGTGGGTTTCATCGCTATACCGTCGATCCAACTTGGACAGTACCGCACTTTGAAAAAATGCTTTATGATAACGGGCAAATTGTTGAGTATTTGGCGAATCTCTGGAGTGCTGGCACGCAGGAACCTGCTTTTCCGAATGCGATCGCAGGAACCTTTACCTGGTTAAAGCGGGAAATGACGGCTCCCGAAGGCTATTTTTACGCCGCGCAAGATGCTGATAGTTTTATTTCTCCAGAAGCACGAGAACCGGAAGAAGGCGCATTTTATGTTTGGTCGTTTGCTGAATTAGAATCGCTGTTATCGGCTGAAGAATTCAGCGAGCTGCAAAACCAATTTACCGTAACCTCTCCAGGGAATTTTGAAGGCAGCAATGTTTTACAACGCTTGCACCCAGGAGAGCTATCTGCGATCGCGCAATCGGCTTTAGCGAAATTATTCGCCGCACGGTATGGGCGTTCTATTGCAGATGAAAGTCCCTTTCCGCCTGCTTTTAACAATCACGAAGCCAAAACAACGCAATGGCCGGGACGCATTCCCCCCGTTACCGATCCTAAAATGATTGTGGCGTGGAACAGTTTAATGATTTCCGGTTTAGCTAGAGCCGCTACCGTTTTTGCAGATTCTCGCTATTTAGCACGGGCCGCCCAAGCCGCTCAGTTTATTTTAGACCATCAACGCCCAAACGGACGCTTCCATCGCTTGAACTATCAAGGGGTTGCGAGCATTCCGGCGCAGTCTGAAGACTATGCCCTCTGGATTAAAGCTTTAATTGACTTACAACAAGCGACCCTAATTGCTGATTCATCTAAAATTGACTGGCTCGCCCAAGCCGTAAGTTTTCAAACTGAATTTGATGAATTTCTGTGGAGCGTGGAATCAGGCGGATACTATAACACGGCCAGCGATGCCAGCGGGGATTTATTAATTCGCGAACGCAGTTATGTAGATAATGCTACCCCGGCAGCTAACGGAATTGCGATCGCCAACCTCGTCCGTCTCGCCCTCCTCACCGAAAACCTCCAGTATCTAGACCGCGCCGAACAAGCCTTAAAAGTCTTCAGCAGCTTCATGAACCAATCGCCACAAGCCTGTCCAAGCCTGTTTAGCGCCCTCGACTGGTACCGCAATCATACCCTAATCCGCACCACCCCCGACCAGATCGCCACCCTCAACCGCCAGTACCTCCCCACCACCGTCTTCAAAGTCGAAACGAACCTACCTCAAGGTGCTGTAGGATTAGTCTGTCAAGGACTCAGTTGTTCTGAACCTGCCCAGAGCGTACAGCAGCTAAAAACCCAAGCCATTCAACTGGGAAGTCGGCGCTAA
- a CDS encoding calcium-binding protein codes for MTPTSVVLIAPSDQDTLIPANNPGDTLIGAAGRDTLISGDGGNRLEGRGNNDSLVGGAGRDTIFGGDGNDTIIGGGGNNLLYGESGDDSIIGGAGDDSIFAGPGQDFVRGGAGNDRIFGDSGLNTLLGEAGNDLIQGGANSDSIDGGDGNDSLLGGGGNNTILGGAGDDSIQGGGGNDSLLGGQGNDIILGIGGNNFIDGGTGINSLVGGGGNDTLTAGPREVGQTEGNSTLNGGGGFNFASYANRTGGITVNFTAANPPATPPFTGNVTLEGGIHTLINIQAVIGSSGDDSLVGTGIETLIGGAGNDIIRRGAFMDGGAGNNTIIGDFGNATILGGAGTEDTLDYSEITTAVTTSGVNVNLQSNFATFGPFSQLVTGIEVVVGTINNDTLTTGNGNESLFGGGGNDSLVATVGNNWLDGGTGNNTLRGGSGNDILRNGVYIEGGSGNDSVIGTATTSATFIGGEGSDTLSYAGITAPLQINLATSTVTRTIEEVTYTDSIREFEVIEGGEGNDTFTGGGRDITLRGGAGDDTYILSAANAGGTIIDDTQGNNQLQLQGIVLAIDSTLPGATRVLRNPGNPADLVIDLDGSGTFNPDSDLRIANFFNQEGTAQGEGFINIQQGGVNLSPQILEALRITPEPPTPTPTPTPPTPTPGAGPAPLPPFIPPIFGPTLPPVVSPPAATTPTQGNDSLVGTGGSDTISGLQGDDTIQGVAGNNLLQGNQGNDSIVGGTGNDTIYGGKGFDTLIAGAGNNVLFGDQGNDSVVGGSGNDILYGNQGNDTLIAGGGNNLLFGGQGNDSLVGGTGNDTLVGDFGRDTLVGGAGPDVFVLRTGTAVGNLGDADLVVNFDINADFIGLTGGLTAAGVSLSAIDTHTILSVAQTGAILGVVVEVSPDQLTNRLISVDVGLV; via the coding sequence ATGACACCAACATCAGTTGTTTTGATTGCACCCAGCGACCAAGATACCCTCATACCAGCCAATAACCCAGGTGACACACTTATTGGTGCTGCGGGTAGAGATACCTTGATTAGTGGTGATGGAGGCAATCGGCTTGAAGGTCGTGGCAATAATGATTCCCTAGTTGGCGGAGCTGGTAGGGATACCATCTTTGGCGGAGATGGTAACGACACTATCATCGGTGGAGGTGGAAATAACCTACTTTACGGGGAGTCAGGAGACGACTCTATTATTGGTGGCGCGGGAGATGACAGCATCTTTGCTGGTCCAGGTCAAGACTTTGTTCGTGGCGGAGCTGGCAACGATAGGATCTTTGGAGACAGCGGCCTAAATACTCTGCTTGGAGAAGCAGGAAATGACCTTATCCAAGGGGGTGCCAATAGCGACTCCATTGACGGTGGTGACGGTAATGACTCGCTCCTAGGTGGAGGGGGTAACAATACCATCCTAGGAGGTGCAGGCGATGACAGTATCCAAGGTGGGGGTGGCAATGACTCCCTCTTGGGCGGCCAAGGCAATGACATTATTTTAGGCATCGGCGGTAATAACTTTATCGATGGGGGTACCGGAATTAATAGTCTCGTCGGTGGAGGAGGTAACGATACTCTTACTGCTGGACCGAGAGAAGTGGGGCAAACAGAGGGTAACAGCACTTTAAACGGTGGTGGTGGCTTCAACTTCGCCAGTTACGCTAACCGCACTGGTGGCATCACTGTTAATTTTACTGCCGCTAATCCTCCTGCAACTCCTCCATTCACTGGAAATGTCACTCTTGAAGGAGGAATCCATACCCTAATAAACATTCAGGCTGTCATAGGTTCGAGCGGAGATGACTCCCTTGTCGGAACTGGCATTGAAACTCTGATTGGTGGTGCAGGAAATGACATCATCAGGCGAGGTGCCTTCATGGATGGGGGTGCTGGCAATAACACCATTATTGGGGATTTCGGAAATGCCACTATTTTGGGAGGGGCTGGTACAGAAGATACTCTCGATTACAGTGAAATTACTACGGCAGTAACTACTTCTGGAGTTAATGTCAATTTACAGTCTAATTTTGCCACTTTCGGACCTTTCAGCCAGTTGGTTACGGGTATTGAAGTGGTAGTCGGGACAATTAATAACGACACACTCACGACTGGCAATGGCAATGAAAGCCTTTTCGGGGGTGGCGGTAATGACTCTCTAGTCGCAACTGTCGGCAATAATTGGCTAGATGGAGGTACAGGAAATAACACCTTAAGAGGAGGTTCTGGCAACGATATCCTACGTAATGGTGTTTATATTGAAGGGGGCAGTGGTAATGACTCTGTTATAGGGACTGCAACAACCAGTGCCACATTCATAGGTGGAGAAGGAAGCGATACCTTATCCTACGCAGGCATTACTGCTCCACTACAAATCAATCTTGCCACCTCAACAGTAACGCGCACCATTGAAGAGGTAACTTACACTGACTCCATTCGAGAATTTGAAGTCATTGAAGGCGGTGAAGGTAATGATACCTTTACAGGAGGAGGACGCGATATCACCCTCCGAGGCGGTGCGGGTGATGATACGTATATTTTGAGTGCCGCTAACGCTGGTGGAACGATCATTGACGATACCCAGGGCAACAACCAGTTACAACTTCAGGGAATCGTGTTAGCTATCGATTCCACGCTACCCGGCGCAACTCGGGTATTGCGAAATCCTGGCAATCCGGCTGATTTAGTTATTGACTTGGATGGTAGTGGTACTTTTAATCCAGACAGTGACTTAAGAATTGCAAACTTCTTTAATCAAGAAGGTACGGCACAGGGAGAAGGCTTTATTAACATTCAGCAGGGGGGGGTGAATCTTAGCCCTCAGATTCTTGAGGCTTTAAGAATTACCCCTGAACCTCCGACGCCAACTCCTACACCAACTCCTCCGACGCCAACTCCTGGTGCAGGTCCTGCACCTTTACCACCTTTTATTCCACCGATCTTTGGTCCTACACTTCCTCCGGTTGTCTCCCCTCCGGCGGCAACGACTCCAACTCAGGGAAATGATTCGCTGGTGGGCACTGGAGGTAGCGATACGATCTCTGGTCTGCAAGGGGACGATACGATTCAAGGGGTAGCCGGGAATAATCTTTTACAGGGCAACCAAGGGAATGATTCGATTGTTGGCGGTACGGGTAACGATACCATCTATGGCGGTAAGGGATTTGATACGCTGATTGCGGGTGCAGGAAATAATGTCCTGTTTGGCGATCAAGGTAATGATTCTGTCGTGGGTGGTTCCGGTAATGATATTCTTTACGGCAACCAAGGTAACGATACCCTGATTGCTGGAGGCGGAAATAATCTCCTATTTGGAGGTCAAGGGAATGACTCTCTAGTAGGGGGTACTGGAAACGATACGCTTGTTGGCGATTTCGGTCGAGATACTCTGGTTGGCGGTGCAGGCCCTGATGTGTTTGTTCTGCGAACTGGAACAGCAGTTGGCAATCTTGGGGATGCCGATTTGGTGGTCAATTTTGACATCAATGCTGACTTTATTGGACTGACAGGCGGTCTAACCGCAGCAGGGGTCAGTCTGTCTGCGATTGATACTCACACCATCCTTAGTGTTGCTCAGACGGGCGCTATTTTAGGGGTTGTGGTGGAAGTCTCGCCCGATCAGTTAACGAACCGTTTGATTTCGGTTGATGTCGGTTTGGTCTAG
- a CDS encoding Ig-like domain-containing protein has translation MFILGTNGPDFLMGGNGPDTIDGLAGNDTIRGGNQNDSLLGSEGNDSILGENGEDILRGGQGNDILYGGNGQDTLFGGDGDDTLYGGNGKDKLIGGAGNDYLFGGNGKDILIDDEANEENCVEGGEGNDTCIGGSKDDTVLGGDGDDLCIGGSDDTLDGGDDGNDTCMGGTGNDTVMGGSGDDLCMGGDETLDGGVDDGADMIDGGAGSDTCMGGTGDDTAMGGAGDDTVMGGDGDDMCMGDTDDDGGTDDDGADMIDGGAGSDTCMGGGGDDTAMGGAGDDTVMGGDGDDMCMGDTDDDGGTDDDGADMIDGGAGSDTCMGGGGDDTAMGGAGDDTVMGGDGDDMCMGDTDDDGGTDDDGADMIDGGAGSDTCMGGGGDDTAMGGAGDDTVMGGDGDDMCMGDTDAEGGDDDGTDVIDGGAGNDTCMGGGGDDTVMGGDGDDTCLGGDGDDSIEGGAGNDSIDGGGQGDTLSGGAGGDTISGGIYCDGGDGDDSLIGGEGEGTLIGGEGTDVVCYRTDVDLSINLDEKSVTGNGVNNRLEGFERVIGGAGNDTIVCETDGGITLDGGAGNDTFELDDSSAVGTVIEDASGTNSLNLGNLTLTLDNVLRNGKDLVIDINKNGQIDDTDLKIANFFNTPNSTFSNIGNLNGDDVVAALNTPPTAVNDSATTILGTAVNINVLANDTDPDEGDVLSIASFTQPTNGTVELNNNNTPNDPTDDFLVYTPGSNFVGTDTFTYIVSDGTVQSQAAQVTIVVSATSSPSPSPSPRPIPPLTPTPGSTPTPTPTPGTIQGTPGDDNLIGTEGNDTIDGGAGNDAILGLQGDDSLLGGAGNDAINGNQGADTIDGGSGDDVLLGGKGDDSILGGEGNDVLAGNNGNDILEGGAGNDILFGNRGNDILRGGEGDDLLYGGRGNDILFGGAGNDTLVGDRAQDILYGGSGNDIFVLRLEGAPNDPAEADVIQDYEAGDRIGLTGGLTVQDLAFLTAVGNTVITVASTGTVLGVVLGASPQDLSFVSVDVGVI, from the coding sequence ATGTTCATCCTGGGAACAAATGGTCCTGATTTTCTCATGGGAGGAAATGGTCCAGACACCATTGATGGTCTAGCCGGTAACGACACAATTCGCGGTGGAAATCAAAATGATTCCCTACTAGGTAGTGAAGGCAACGATTCCATCCTCGGAGAAAATGGCGAAGACATTTTACGGGGCGGACAAGGTAACGACATTCTCTACGGTGGTAACGGTCAAGATACCCTGTTTGGAGGCGATGGAGACGATACCCTCTACGGCGGTAATGGCAAAGATAAACTGATTGGCGGTGCCGGGAACGACTACCTCTTTGGGGGAAACGGCAAAGATATCTTAATTGACGATGAAGCCAACGAAGAAAACTGCGTTGAAGGGGGTGAAGGTAACGACACCTGTATAGGCGGTAGTAAAGACGATACTGTTTTAGGTGGAGACGGTGACGATCTCTGTATCGGGGGTTCCGATGACACCTTAGATGGGGGCGACGATGGGAATGACACCTGCATGGGCGGTACTGGAAACGATACCGTCATGGGTGGCAGTGGCGATGACCTCTGTATGGGAGGAGATGAAACCCTAGACGGCGGCGTTGATGACGGTGCAGACATGATTGATGGTGGCGCTGGCAGCGACACCTGCATGGGCGGTACTGGCGACGATACCGCAATGGGCGGCGCTGGCGATGACACCGTAATGGGTGGCGACGGCGATGACATGTGTATGGGCGACACCGACGATGATGGCGGTACCGATGATGACGGTGCAGACATGATCGATGGTGGCGCGGGTTCTGACACCTGTATGGGTGGTGGCGGCGACGATACCGCAATGGGCGGCGCTGGCGATGACACCGTAATGGGTGGCGACGGCGATGACATGTGTATGGGCGACACCGACGATGATGGCGGTACCGATGATGACGGTGCAGACATGATTGACGGCGGTGCGGGTTCTGACACCTGTATGGGTGGCGGTGGCGACGATACCGCAATGGGCGGCGCTGGCGATGACACCGTAATGGGTGGCGACGGCGATGACATGTGCATGGGCGACACCGACGATGATGGCGGTACCGATGATGACGGTGCAGACATGATTGATGGTGGCGCGGGTTCTGACACCTGTATGGGTGGCGGTGGCGACGATACCGCAATGGGCGGCGCTGGCGATGACACCGTAATGGGTGGCGACGGCGATGACATGTGCATGGGCGACACCGATGCCGAGGGTGGCGACGATGATGGCACGGATGTGATTGACGGCGGCGCAGGTAATGACACCTGTATGGGTGGCGGTGGCGACGATACCGTGATGGGCGGCGACGGCGATGATACCTGTTTGGGGGGTGACGGTGACGACTCCATTGAGGGCGGCGCTGGCAATGACTCCATTGATGGCGGCGGACAAGGTGATACCCTCAGCGGGGGTGCTGGCGGCGATACAATTAGCGGCGGGATCTACTGCGATGGTGGGGATGGCGACGACTCCCTCATTGGTGGCGAAGGTGAAGGTACGCTCATTGGGGGTGAAGGAACCGATGTCGTCTGTTACCGCACGGATGTTGATTTATCGATTAATTTAGACGAGAAATCCGTTACCGGAAATGGCGTCAATAACCGCTTGGAAGGATTTGAACGCGTTATTGGCGGTGCGGGTAACGATACGATCGTCTGCGAGACAGATGGTGGCATCACCTTAGATGGTGGTGCTGGGAATGATACCTTTGAGCTAGATGATAGCAGTGCTGTGGGTACTGTTATTGAAGATGCCAGCGGTACCAATAGTCTGAATTTAGGCAATCTGACCTTAACGCTTGATAATGTCTTGCGGAATGGTAAGGATTTGGTGATTGACATCAATAAAAATGGACAAATTGATGACACTGACCTGAAGATTGCGAATTTCTTTAATACGCCGAATAGCACGTTCTCCAATATTGGTAACTTAAATGGGGATGATGTGGTAGCGGCCCTCAATACTCCGCCAACGGCTGTTAATGATTCGGCAACAACGATTCTAGGAACTGCTGTCAATATTAATGTTTTGGCAAATGACACCGATCCTGATGAGGGAGATGTGCTATCGATTGCGAGCTTTACTCAACCCACTAATGGAACGGTTGAGTTAAACAACAATAATACGCCTAATGACCCGACTGATGACTTCTTGGTCTATACGCCTGGGTCAAACTTTGTAGGGACGGATACGTTCACCTACATTGTCAGCGATGGTACGGTTCAGTCACAAGCCGCCCAAGTGACGATCGTGGTGAGTGCAACGTCTTCTCCTTCTCCTTCTCCTTCTCCGCGTCCGATTCCGCCTTTAACGCCAACGCCTGGTTCAACACCAACACCAACGCCAACGCCAGGAACGATTCAGGGAACGCCTGGAGATGATAATTTGATTGGCACTGAGGGCAATGACACCATTGATGGGGGTGCAGGAAATGACGCAATTCTGGGCTTGCAAGGGGATGATAGTCTCCTTGGGGGTGCTGGCAATGATGCGATTAATGGCAACCAGGGTGCAGATACGATTGATGGCGGATCTGGCGATGATGTGTTGCTGGGTGGTAAGGGCGATGACAGCATCCTTGGTGGCGAAGGGAATGATGTCCTGGCTGGCAATAATGGTAACGATATCTTAGAGGGCGGTGCTGGCAATGATATTCTCTTTGGCAATCGCGGTAACGATATCTTAAGAGGTGGGGAGGGTGACGATCTCCTCTACGGCGGCAGAGGGAATGATATTCTCTTTGGGGGCGCTGGTAATGATACTCTTGTGGGCGATCGCGCTCAGGATATCCTTTACGGAGGTTCTGGAAATGATATCTTTGTTTTACGCCTAGAGGGGGCACCGAACGATCCAGCCGAAGCGGATGTAATCCAAGATTATGAAGCTGGAGATCGTATTGGTCTGACAGGCGGCCTCACTGTTCAAGATTTAGCATTCCTGACGGCGGTTGGCAATACGGTGATTACGGTTGCTAGCACGGGGACGGTTCTCGGAGTGGTTCTAGGGGCTTCACCCCAAGACCTGAGTTTTGTTTCGGTCGATGTGGGGGTCATTTAG
- a CDS encoding serine/threonine-protein kinase, with protein MTWQPGYSLLEGKYIIEQSLGKGGFGITYLARDRSGQQVTIKTLNDKVQNRSDFAKCQQDFLNEALRLAKCSHPHIVRVEELIQHESLWCIVMEYVDGVNLARLTQERGPLPEADALHYIRQIGDALQLVHQQGFLHRDIKPLNIIVRTDQAHAVLIDFGMARKFIPNLTQVHTEYVTRGFAPIEQYDRRSLRGAYTDVYGLAATLYALLTNQVPEASVLRDRSWNKYKEDSLIPPQQLNPQMSDRLNQAILTGMALEPEDRPQSIAEWLELLEHDASFPLAQIATSLTPQWRSAVGLDYTRLRELLAQGQWQAADEETSDLMLQIQDREQEGRLTEEDVRKFPCRDLRIIDRLWIEQSQGHFGFSLQNRIWRKVNKDYQEFGNQVGWCVGNSWLPYTKLTFTLTAPQGHLPSWGRRGRLWPLLGSRLRKCGL; from the coding sequence ATGACTTGGCAACCTGGTTACTCGTTATTAGAAGGAAAATACATTATTGAACAATCCTTGGGAAAAGGTGGATTTGGGATTACTTATTTAGCCCGCGATCGCTCTGGACAGCAGGTCACGATTAAAACGCTTAATGATAAGGTTCAAAATCGCTCGGACTTTGCTAAATGCCAGCAAGATTTTCTCAATGAAGCGTTGCGGCTTGCAAAGTGTTCTCACCCCCACATTGTTCGAGTTGAAGAACTGATTCAGCACGAGTCCCTGTGGTGTATCGTCATGGAGTATGTGGACGGCGTTAATTTAGCCCGCTTGACGCAAGAACGCGGGCCGTTACCCGAAGCGGATGCGCTGCACTATATTCGCCAAATTGGGGATGCCCTGCAACTGGTTCACCAGCAAGGATTTTTACATCGCGATATCAAACCCCTGAATATTATTGTGCGGACAGACCAAGCCCATGCTGTTCTAATTGACTTTGGCATGGCCCGCAAATTTATTCCCAATTTGACCCAAGTCCATACTGAGTACGTGACGCGAGGGTTTGCCCCTATTGAACAATACGATCGGCGATCGCTGCGCGGGGCCTATACCGATGTTTATGGACTGGCGGCTACCCTTTACGCGCTACTGACGAATCAGGTACCGGAAGCTTCGGTTCTGCGCGATCGCAGTTGGAATAAATACAAAGAAGATTCGCTGATTCCCCCGCAACAACTGAATCCGCAAATGAGCGATCGCCTCAACCAAGCCATTCTCACGGGGATGGCCCTCGAACCCGAAGACCGTCCCCAATCCATTGCTGAATGGTTAGAGTTATTAGAGCATGATGCGTCTTTCCCCCTAGCCCAGATTGCCACCTCCCTGACCCCTCAATGGCGTTCGGCTGTAGGATTAGACTATACTCGACTGCGCGAACTCCTTGCCCAAGGTCAATGGCAGGCCGCTGATGAAGAGACCAGCGATCTGATGCTGCAAATTCAAGACCGCGAACAGGAAGGACGGCTAACAGAAGAAGATGTCCGCAAATTTCCCTGTCGCGACTTACGGATTATCGATCGACTGTGGATCGAACAGAGTCAAGGTCACTTTGGCTTCAGCCTGCAAAATCGGATTTGGCGCAAAGTTAATAAAGACTATCAAGAATTTGGCAACCAGGTGGGCTGGTGCGTGGGTAACTCCTGGTTGCCCTACACTAAACTTACCTTTACCCTAACGGCTCCTCAAGGTCATCTCCCCAGTTGGGGACGCCGAGGCCGACTTTGGCCGCTCCTCGGATCGCGACTGAGAAAGTGCGGACTTTAA